DNA from Salvelinus alpinus chromosome 17, SLU_Salpinus.1, whole genome shotgun sequence:
CAATGTCAGGTGTTAGTGCAGGGTTGGAAAAGAAACCTACACACCCAGGAGCTAGATCTCTAGCAGCAAGGTTGGCCATGCATTTTCTAGGTCTATGCATCGTTGCTTTAACAGTATTGGTGTAGTCATACAACTTATTCTAACAGTAAACCAATAGCATATTCAGagcatttagaaagtattcagaccccttgactttttacacattttgttacattacagccttattctaaaatgtattaaataatattgtgttcctcattaatctacacacaataccccataatgacaaagcaaaaaacagacataccttatttacataagtattcagaccctttgctatgagactcgaaattgagctcaggtgcatcttgtttccattgatcatccttgagatgtttctacaacttgattgaggtccacctgcggtaaattcaattgattggacatgatttgggcacacacctgtctatataaggtcccacagttgacagtgcatgtcagaacaaaaaccaagccatgcggttgaaggaattgtccgtagagctctgagacaggattgtgtcgaggcacagatctggggaagggtaccaaaaaatgtctgcagtattgaaggtccccaagaacacagtggcctccttcattcttaaatggaagatgtttggaaccaccaagactcttcaaacagagcaatcaggggagaagcaCCTTGTTCaaggatgtgaccaagaaccctctggtcactctgacagagctccagagttcctctgtggagatgggagaaccttccagaagtacaaccatctatacagcactccaacaatcaggcctttatgatagagtggccagatggaagtcactcctcagtaaaaggcacatgacagcccacttggagtttgccaaaaggcacctaaagaactctgacgatgataaacaagattctctggtctgatgaaaccaagattgaactctttggcctgaatgccaaacatcacgtctggaggaaaccaggcaccatccctacggtgaagcatggtggcagcagcatcatgctgtggggatgttttcagtggcaaggactggcatactagtcaggatcgagggaaagatgaacggagcaaagtacaaagatgTTTCTACTGATGAAGCTCATATCCATATCAcactgaaatcaatagaacaggggacaaacagttagggttctacattgggacattaattcattgatatcatgaaacaactacttcaagtatgtattttctgatgtttgatcagagatcttttatcagagtagcTCTTGTCACATTGACCACAactatgaggtttctctcctgtatgtgtCCTCTGGTGTACAATAAGACGGctagatgtaacaaaactcttcccacattgatcacagctatgaggtttctctccggtgtgtgttctctggtgtacaataAGACTGCTAgatttagtaaaactcttcccacattgatcacagctataaggtttctctcctgtgtgtgttctctggtgtgataccaggtTGCTTGACTgattaaaactcttcccacattgatcacagctataagatttctctcctgtgtgtttcctCTGGTGTGATAACAGGCTGCCTaagtgagtaaaactcttcccacattgagtacagctatatggtttctttcctgtgtgtgttctctggtgtacaatcagatggctagatgtagtaaaactcttcccacattgatcacagctataaggtttctctcctgtgtgtgttctcttgtgtGATACCAGGGTgcttgactgagtaaaactcttcccacattgattacagctataagatttctctcctgtgtgttttctctggtgtGATAACAGGTTGcatgactgagtaaaactcttcccacattgagtacagctataaggtttctctcctgtatgtgtTCTCTGATGTATCGTCAGATAGGTAGatatagtaaaactcttcccacattgatcacagctataaggtttctctccagtgtgaattcTCATGTGTACCTTTAGTGATTTTAATCTTAAGTAACTCTTCCCACAATCAAAACAGTTGTGAGATTTCTTTCCTGTGTGTACTCGCTGGTGTATTTTAAGATCTGATGAAGATTTGCAacatttcccacagtcagagcagcaaatagatttcttccctgtgggtctctgctggtgtttcttgaggtgttctgatgtggagagactctgctctccctcgtcagcatcatgatgttgttgaggctccccagaggacccAGGATAGTcacatctctctcctgtgtgaacgacaaagtcagacagatggttaaagtcCCACAACGCAGAAATCCACTGTTaatttgaggtaaaaggtgatgcccagagCGTACCCATGAAGTTGttcaacaattgacgtctgttaaattatttgacaattgtcttaacaGTCAAGTGagcaacaatagtcatatttcgtcttgttttcacattagtagtaacatcgataACTACTGGGAAATcctaacagtaacacacacctaCTGTagggcccataacttcacctaacaacaacatagacctactgtagggacCCATAGCGTCACCTAACAACAAAAtcgacctactgtaggacccataacttcacctaacaacaacatagacctactgtaggacccataactccacctaacaacaacatagacctaggacTATAAATAATTTAAGAGttcaggtgaaacatggaaactaaaatgtcttTGTCATGACATTTCATAACCTGATCACCAGATAATTTGTCAATAATTCCACTAGCCCACTCTttaatgtgttgtcattctaaatgtcctgaataaaggaaaatagctgtgtgttgtacaatagcctatccatcaaggaacagttctctacactagaggtcgaccgattatgatttttcaacgccgataccaattattggaggaccaaaaaaagccgataccgattaaatcggacgatttttatatatacagtggggagaacaagtatttgatacactgccaattttgcaggttttcctacttagaaagcatgtagaggtctgtcatttttatcataggtacacttcaactgtgagagacggaatctaaaacaaaaatccagaaaatcacattgtatgattttttagtaattcatttgcattttattgcatgacataagtatttgatacatcagaaaagcagaacttaatatttggtacagaaacctttgtttgcaattacaaagatcatacgtttcctgtagttcttgaccaggtttgcacacactgcagcagggattttggcccactcctccatacagaccttctccagatccttcaggtttcggggctgtcgctgggcaatacggactttcagctccctccaaagattttctattgggttcaggtctggagactggctaggccactccaggaccttgagatgcttcttacagagccactccttagttgccctggctgtgtgtttcgggtcattgtcatgctggaagacccagccacgacccatcttcaatgctcttactgagggaaggaggttgttggccaagatctcgcgatacatggccccatccatcctcccctcaatacggtgcagtcgtcctgtcccctttgcagaaaagcatccccaaaaatgatgtttccacctccatgcttcacggttgggatgaagttcttggggttgtactcatccttcttcttcctccaaacatggcgagtggagtttagaccaaaaatctctatttttgtctcatcagaccacatgaccttctcccattccttctctggatcatccagatggtcattggcaaacttcagaggggcctggacatgcgctggcttgagcagtgggaccttgcgtgcgctgcaggattttaatccatgacggcgtagtgtgttactaatggttttctttgagactgtggtcccagctctcttcaggtcattgaccaggtcctgccgtgtagttctgggctgatccctcaccttcctcatgttcattgatgccccacgaggtgagatcttgcatggagccccagaccgagggtgattgactgtcatcttgaacttcttccactttctaataattgcgccaacagttgttgccttctcaccaagctgcttgcctattgtcctgtagcccatcccagccttgtgcaggtctacaattatatccctgatgtccttacacagctctctggtcttggccattgtggagaggttggagtctgtttgattgagtgtgtggacaggtgtcttttatacaggtaacgagttcaaacaggtgcagttaatacaggtaatgagtggagaacaggagggcttcttaaagaaaaactaacaggtctgtgagagctggaattcatactggttggtaggtgatcaaatacttatgtcatgcaattaaatgcaaatgaattacttaaaaatcatacaatgggattttctggatttttgttttctgtaaaaattacagacctctacatgctttgtaagtaggaaaacctgcaaaatcggcagtgtatcaaatacttgttctccccactgtatatattgtaataatgacaattacaacaatactgaattaacacttttaatttaacttaatataatacatcactaAAATCATTttggtctcaaataaataatgaaacatgttcaatttggtttaaataatgcaaaaacaaagtgttggagaaagtgcaatatgtgccatgtaaaaaagctaccgtttaagttccttgctcagaacatgagaacatatgaaagctggtggttccttttaacacgagtcttcaatattcccaggtaagaagttttaggttatcgctattataggaattattggacaatttctctctataccatttgtatacctttgactattggatgttctaatatgTACTtgagtattgccagcctaatctcgggagttgatagacttgaagtcataaacagcgcaatgcttgaagcattgaagcattaatccaagatggcgtagcagtcggacgtgtgtttgtcttgtcccgtgtaaatagtcctcgtatttttcgtatacatttcgtatatattttaatttcactttccatccaggaactgaatatacattcctacattccgcctcacccaatgtggtacggacctgctattttttatactttagaaccgtaaccccaatcagaagctagccagataactagctactagctagtagtcagttagccactgctgcggtcttcacccttaactcggacacagccagcttcagctcgggccaatacctgccagtctgcaagcgcgatatcaacccagagcatataggactgctttttctctaccacatcaccggattcctgatgcaagctctggacaattacaccgtatcatcacagctagctagcagcaaccgagtggctactactggctaacacctctgtcccgaagcaagcaccagttagccttgagctagcctcgagctaggcccatctgccggctagccgaagaggtctaccagcgaattcttgggctacaatacctcttttgccaattggactggacctttttttgccgacacagagccctgccaatccatcacaactggtctaaatcagctacaagctaatttagccattttttgccgctgctagcagcttttaccttctgcacagacaccagccctgttattagcctggatattactcaccaatttaccagcatcggactgtctctcgacaacaacgccggattcctgccgtaatccctgagccactacttctgatcctcacagctagcttgcagctagcgcagctagcgccactgccacgaagctagcaccagttagcaaacacaattctacaattcacaacctctctttcgccatcgccatccggcttggattctctgtcgacacgaccacgtctgagcagaccccctccgtctgagcagaccaccccccgggctactaactttaaacgccgcgtgctagcttagtggaggcctccctgctccatctacggctgccccctggacactatgatcacttggctacatagctgatgcctgcttgactgtccattaattcacggtactccattctgtttatttgtgttttatctgtcggctctgtgctttaactcaggatctgtgtgtagttaatccgaccctctctgcctagtcgtcgccatttttacctgttgttgctgtgttagactagcaccctgttattgctgctgttatcttacctgttgttttagctagctctcccaatcaagacctgcaatcactttatgccttattgtatgtctctctcaaatatcaatatgccttgcatactgttgttcaggctagttatcattatcattgttttggtttgcaatggaccccgtagttccactctccgtacctctgatacctcctttgtcccaccccccacacatgcggtgacctcacccattgagaccagcatgtccagagatgcaacctctcttatcatcacccagtgcctgggcttgcctccgctgtacccgtgccccaccatacccctgtctgcacattatgcccagaatctattctaccacgcccataaatctgctccttttattctttgtccccaacgctctaggcgaccagttttgatagcctttagccgcaccctcatcctactactcctctgttcctcgggtgatgtggaggtaaacccaggccctgcatgtccccagtcaccctcatttgttgacttctgtgatcgaaaaagccttggcctcatgcatgtcaacatcagaagcctcctccctaagtttgccttactcaccgctttagcacactctgccaaccctgatgtccttgccgtgtccgaatcctggcttaggaaggccaccaaaaattctgggatttccatacccaactataacactttccgtcaagatagaactgccaaagggggaggagttgcaatctactgcagagatagcctgcaaagttctgtcatactttccaggtctatgcccaaacagttcgaacttctaattttaaaaattaatctctccagaaataagtctctcactgttgccgcctgctaccgacccccctcagctcccagctgtgccctggacaccatctgtgaattgatcgctccccatctagcttcagagtttgttctgttaggtgacctaaactgggatatgcttaacaccccggcagtcctacaatccaagcttgatgccctcaatctcacacaaatcatcaaggaacccaccaggtacaaccctaaatccgtaaacatgggcaccctaatagacattatcctgaccaacctgccctccaaatacacctctgctgtcttcaatcaagatctcagcgatcactgcctcattgcctgtatccgccacgggtccgcggtcaaacgaccacccctcatcactgtcaaacgctccctaaaacacttctgcgagcaggcctttctaatcgacctggcccgggtaccctggaaggatattgacctcatcccgtcagttgaggatgcctggtcattctttaaaagttacttcctcaccatattagacaagcatgctccgttcaaaaaatgcagaaccaagaacagatatagcccttggttcactccagacctgactgccctcgaccagcacaaaaacatcctgtggcgaactgcaatagcatcgaagagcccccgcgatatgcaactgttcagggaagtcaggaaccaatacacgcagtcagtcaggaaagcaaaggccagctttttcaagcagaaatttgcatcctgtagctctaactccaaaaagttctgggatactgtaaagtccatggaaaacaagagcacctcctcccagctgcccactgcactgaggctaggtaacacggtcaccactgataagtccgtgataatcgaaaatttcaacaaacatttctcaatggctggccatgccttcctcctggcgactccaaccttggccaacagccccgccccccccgctgctactcgcccaagcctccccagcttctcctttacccatatccagatagcagatgttctgaaagagctggaaaacctggacccatacaaatcagctgggcttgacaatctggaccccctatttctgaaactgtccgccgccattgtcgcaccccctattaccagcctgttcaacctctccttcgtatcatctgagatccccaaggattggaaagctgccgcggtcatccccctcttcaaagggggagacaccctggacccaaactgttacagacctatatccatcctgctctgcctatctaaggtcttcgaaagccaagtcaacaaacagatcactgaccatctcgaatcccaccgtaccttctccgctgtgcaatccggtttccgagccggtcacgggtgcacctcagccacgctcaaggtactaaacgatatcataaccgccatcgataaaagacattactgtgcagccgtcttcatcgacctggccaaggctttcgactctgtcaatcaccatattcttatcggcagactcagtagcctcggtttttctaatgactgccttgcctggttcaccaactactttgcagacagagttcagtgtgtcaaatcggagggcatgttgtccggtcctctggcagtctctatgggggtaccacagggttcaattctcgggccgactcttttctctgtatacatcaatgatgttgctcttgctgcgggcgattccctgatccacctctacgcagacgacaccattctatatacttccggcccttccttggacactgtgctatctaacctccaaacgagcttcaatgccatacaacactccttccgtggcctccaactgctcttaaacgctagtaaaaccaaatgcatgcttttcaaccgttcgctgcctgcacccgcacgcccgactagcatcaccaccctggacggttccgacctagaatatgtggacataagtacctaggtgtctggctagactgcaaactctccttccagactcatatcaaacatctccaatccaaaatcaaatcaagaatcggctttctattccgcaacaaagcctccttcactcacgccgccaaacttaccctagtaaaactgactatcctaccgatcctcgacttcggcgatgtcatctacaaaatagcttccaatactctactcagcaaactggatgcagtttatcacagtgccattcgttttgttactaaagcaccttatacgacccaccactgcgacctgtatgccctagtcggctggccctcgctacatgttcgtcgtcagacccactggctccaggtcatctacaaggctatgctaggtaaagtgccgccttatctcagttcactggtcacgatggctacacccacccgcagcacgcgctccagcaggtgtatctcactgatcatccctaaagccaaaacctcatttggacgcctttccttccagttctctgctgcctgcgactggaacgaattgcaaaaatctctgaagttggagacttttatctccctcaacaactttaaaaatctgctatccgagcagcgatctgtaaactacccacccaatttacctacctcaccccccatactgcttttatttatttacttttctgctcttttgcacaccagtatctcttcttgcacatgatcatctgatgatttatcactccagtgttaatctgctaaattgtaattattcgatttattgcctacctcatgccttttgcacacattgtatatagattctctttttttctaccatgttattgacttgtttattgtttactccatgtgtaactctgtgttgtctgttcacactgctatgctttatcttggccaggtcgcagttgcaaatgagaacttgttctcaactagcctacctggttaaataaaggtgaaataaaaaaataaaataaaaaattgcgaagagctgctggcaaacgcagtaaaatgctgtttgaatgaatgcttacgagcctgctgctgcctaccatcgctcagtcagactgctctatcaaatcatagacttaattataatataaaacacagaaatacgagccttaggtcattaatatggtcaaattcggaaactatcatttcgaaaacaaaatgtttattctttcagtgaaatacggaaccgttccgtattttatctaacgggtggcatccataagtctaaatattgctgttacattgcacaaccttcaatgttatgtcataattacgtaaaattcttgcaaattagtttgcaacaagccaggcggcccaaactgttgcatataccctgactctgcgtgcaatgaacgcaagagaagtgacacaatttccctagtttaatattgcctgctaacatgaatttcttttaactaaatatgcaggtttaaaaacatatacttctgtgtattgattttaagaaaggcattgatgtttatggttaggtacattcatgcaacgattgtgcttttttcgcaaatgcgcttttgttaaatcatcccccgtttggcgaagttggctgttttttttggaagaaatggtcttcacacagttcgcaacgagccaggcggcccaaactgctgcatataccccgattctgttgcacagaacgcaagagaagtgacacaatttccctagttaaaataaattcatgttagcaggcaatattaactaaatatgcaggtttaaaaatatatacttgtgtattgcttttaagaaaggcattgatgtttatggttaggtacacattggtgcaacgactgTGCTTGTtttgcaaatgcgcttgttaaatcacccgcgTGGCGAAGTAGgttgtgattcaatgataaattaacaggcaccgcatcgattatatgcaacgcaggacaagctatataaaatagtaatatcatcaaccatgtgtagttaactagtgattatgttaagattgatagtttttttataagatacgtttaatgctagctagtaccttaccttggctccttgctgcactcgcataacaggtagtcagcctgccacgcagtctcctcgtggagtgcaatgtaatcggccatgaacagtgtccaaaaatgccgattaccgattgttatgaaaacttgaaatcgtccctaattaatcagccattctgattaatcggtcgacctctactctacaCATGAGGTAAGTATCTCTGTGTTGAaagactaacgagaccctactgtaaatcaagcagacaataacacattATAAACATAAATTTGTTAGGGATTTTGGATCCAACATGGAGCacagcataactgtctttaccagagtaatgaatgaagaagcactttggttgttgtttcatgtcgtgatgtttgtcatgtgcTTGTCATTCAGAAATTGATTTCCGGGATCAGCTggtgatagttgaacatgtgactaactaaacagctactGTATTAAGTATCATGTGTAATTATTGACGAACAGCatcaatgacagtatccatttgggtatTGTGAATCAACTTAATTAAGGTGACTCTcggatttagcaaactctgaaactatttagtatttctgtgcccgtgaaaactgttttcccagcgtaacataaggaTACACTAAATGTTACGTAGTTAGAAagcatttcagagatctgaatacaaaaaactCTCAGACAGAAAGATCCAGTATTtaagttcatcatatgacaagcttaacgttatgactataactactgttccctgaaggagggaaacgaggtacaacatACAATTAAATCCACGCCTCGCTGGAAGCCCTgccttccacaggtgatgagCGTGATACTCGGATTTAGTCCTTAAATTCAATACAGCACTTCACCGACCCAGGAAGTGGCGGGGCCAAACAGGTGTTGTAACTCGTTCATAATTGGTTCgaagatcagtagaaatggtaagataaattggcactccaaatggaaatggaaaaagtttgcCGATTTTACCGGAAACTTCAGGAGCATAACATCAGAATTTTTGAAGGCCAGCAGCAGATCGGGAATTGGTTATTTTCTTCTGGTTAAATTGATCTCTGGCTTCCTCAAGTCATTTGTgtgttaattatttaatcaaacgcATGCTTGAAGCATCAGCTCAGTTCAAGTTCTGTACAtacagttgattttattaaacacatagggtgtgtctatatgaAAAAATACACGTCATAACATTTCAACCAATCAATTGGTAGAAAGAAAAtactatatattttttcatatCTGGGACACCCCTAGAACATACAacattccctttttccacattttgttacgttacagccttattctaaaatggattacatttaaaaaaaatgatcaatctacagacaataccccataatgacatcacaataccccataaaagtGAGAAAaaagtttagaaatgtttgcatacaAGTGGTTGTATCTATCTACCCCAATTatcatttcggtgttcctcaagtttccgttttaggaccactattgttttcactatatattttacctcttgggatgtcattcgaaaacataatgttaactttcactgctatgcggatgacacacagctgtacatttcaatgaaagatggtgaagccccaaaattgcactcgctagaagcctgtgtttcagacataaggaagtggatggctgaaaacgttctacttttaaactcggacaaaacagagatgcttgttctaggtcccaagaaacaaagagatcttctgttgaatctgacaattaatattGATGGtggtaaagtcgtctcaaataaaactgtgaaggacctcagcgttactctggaccctgatctctctgactgtttcaaggacagcttttttccatctacgtaacattgcaaaaatcagaaactctCTTTCCAAAAACGATGCAGAAAAATtattccatgcttttgttacttctaggttagactactgcaatgctctactttccggctacccggataaagcacaaaataaacttcagttagtgctaaatacggctgctagaatcctgactagaaccaaagaatttgatcatattactccagtgctagcctcactacactggcttcctgttaaggcaagggctgatttcaaggttttactgctaacctacaaagcattacatgggcttgctcctgcCTATCTTtgcgatttggtcctgccgtacatacccaaacgtacgctacggtcacaagacgcaggcctcctaattgtccctagaatttctaagcaaacagctggaggcagggctttctcctatagatctccatttttatggaatggtctgcctaccaatgtgagagacgcagactcggtctcaacttttaagtctttactgaagactcatctcttcagtgggtcatatgattgagtgtagtctggcccaggagtgtgaaggtgaacggaaaggctctggagcaacgaac
Protein-coding regions in this window:
- the LOC139542028 gene encoding zinc finger protein 180-like is translated as MSSLNYSPPVKEEVCWTEKEALGLNIVVKEEKDEEDVTVKQEVEVDAVKDEEKDAVRVKEEEEEEKEENAVFGVKKEGEITVTLKDEEEEMGYVINTRERCDYPGSSGEPQQHHDADEGEQSLSTSEHLKKHQQRPTGKKSICCSDCGKCCKSSSDLKIHQRVHTGKKSHNCFDCGKSYLRLKSLKVHMRIHTGEKPYSCDQCGKSFTISTYLTIHQRTHTGEKPYSCTQCGKSFTQSCNLLSHQRKHTGEKSYSCNQCGKSFTQSSTLVSHKRTHTGEKPYSCDQCGKSFTTSSHLIVHQRTHTGKKPYSCTQCGKSFTHLGSLLSHQRKHTGEKSYSCDQCGKSFNQSSNLVSHQRTHTGEKPYSCDQCGKSFTKSSSLIVHQRTHTGEKPHSCDQCGKSFVTSSRLIVHQRTHTGEKPHSCGQCDKSYSDKRSLIKHQKIHT